Proteins encoded in a region of the Zea mays cultivar B73 chromosome 4, Zm-B73-REFERENCE-NAM-5.0, whole genome shotgun sequence genome:
- the LOC103654413 gene encoding O-methyltransferase ZRP4-like, with translation MALSKEQKLTISEQQHTASSEQQVALDAELQLWNHTFGYVKSMALKAALDLGIPDAIHQHGGSATIPQIVTRITLHPSKTPCLRRLMRVLTVTGVFGTQEPHDDGGGCDDELVYTLTPASRLLVGPPGQNVSPLLNVMLCPIFVSSFLDLRGWFQHEMPDPSPFKVTHGRDIWELAAHDAGFSRLFDAGMVADSGFIMNVVVRECGSGTVFQGISSLVDVGGGFGGATQAIAKAFPHLECSVLDLPNVVAGAPADTAVKYVAGDMFESVSSADAVFLKSIIHDWGDADCVKILKNCKKAIPAQGGKVIILDIVVGAGSSSCDRKNVETQCLFDLYIMTINGVERDEREWKKIIFEAGFTSYKIIPVLGTRSIIEVCP, from the exons ATGGCGCTCAGCAAGGAGCAAAAACTCACAATTTCTGAGCAACAACACACGGCAAGCAGCGAACAGCAGGTGGCGCTGGATGCCGAGCTCCAGCTGTGGAACCACACCTTCGGCTACGTCAAGTCCATGGCGCTCAAGGCCGCGCTCGACCTCGGCATACCCGATGCCATCCACCAGCACGGCGGCTCGGCTACCATCCCACAGATAGTCACCAGGATCACGCTCCACCCGTCCAAGACACCATGCCTGCGGCGCCTCATGCGCGTGCTCACCGTCACCGGCGTCTTCGGCACCCAGGAGCCGCACGATGACGGGGGCGGCTGTGACGACGAGCTCGTCTACACGCTCACGCCGGCGTCCCGTCTCCTTGTCGGCCCACCGGGGCAGAACGTGAGCCCTTTACTGAACGTGATGCTCTGCCCCATCTTCGTGTCGTCCTTCCTCGACCTCCGCGGGTGGTTCCAGCACGAGATGCCGGACCCGTCCCCCTTCAAGGTGACGCACGGGCGGGACATATGGGAGCTGGCCGCCCACGACGCCGGCTTCAGCAGGCTCTTCGACGCCGGCATGGTCGCGGACAGCGGCTTCATCATGAACGTCGTGGTCAGGGAGTGCGGCAGCGGCACCGTCTTCCAGGGGATCAGCTCCCTCGTCGACGTCGGCGGCGGGTTTGGTGGCGCCACACAGGCCATCGCGAAAGCGTTCCCGCACCTGGAGTGCAGCGTGCTAGATCTCCCGAACGTCGTCGCCGGCGCTCCTGCTGATACCGCCGTGAAGTATGTCGCCGGTGACATGTTCGAGAGCGTTTCGTCGGCAGACGCTGTCTTCCTCAAG TCGATTATACATGACTGGGGTGATGCCGACTGTGTCAAGATACTGAAGAACTGCAAGAAGGCCATACCAGCTCAAGGAGGCAAGGTGATAATACTGGATATCGTGGTTGGAGCAGGATCGTCGTCGTGCGACCGGAAGAACGTGGAGACGCAATGCTTGTTTGATCTCTACATCATGACTATCAACGGTGTCGAGCGAGATGAGCGAGAGTGGAAGAAGATCATCTTTGAAGCCGGGTTTACATCTTACAAGATCATACCTGTTCTGGGCACTCGATCCATAATTGAAGTCTGCCCATAG